The following coding sequences lie in one Peromyscus maniculatus bairdii isolate BWxNUB_F1_BW_parent chromosome 3, HU_Pman_BW_mat_3.1, whole genome shotgun sequence genomic window:
- the LOC102910651 gene encoding taste receptor type 2 member 125-like codes for MDTAIQTIYKATIIVEFIIGNAANGFIALVNVIDWVKRRKISSVDQILTALAISRINMLWSVFIISLIYSLYPDLEMTVKMVRMKNNAWILANHFSIWLATILSIFYFLKIANFSNYIFLYLKWRFKKVISVTLLLSLVFLFVNILVINIHIDVWTDEPKRNLSYSSTSNNCTQFFRFIFLINTMFTLIPFTVSLIIFTLLIFSLLTHLKNMWYNVKGTRDPSTIAHINALQTVVTFLLFYTVFFLSLVTQVWLSQFIEKYNLFFAAIIINFPSVHSCVLILRNSKLRQASLLVLWWLRCGSRDVDTFVP; via the coding sequence ATGGATACTGCCATACAGACCATATACAAAGCTACTATCATTGTGGAATTCATAATCGGGAATGCTGCAAATGGATTCATAGCTCTGGTGAATGTCATAGACTGGGTCAAGAGAAGAAAGATCTCTTCAGTGGATCAGATACTCACTGCTTTGGCAATCTCCAGAATAAATATGTTGTGGTCTGTATTTATTATTTCACTAATATATTCACTGTATCCAGATTTAGAAATGACTGTGAAAATGGTAAGAATGAAAAACAACGCCTGGATTCTTGCAAATCATTTTAGCATCTGGCTGGCCACCATCCTcagcatcttttattttctcaagatAGCCAATTTTTCTAACTATATTTTTCTCTACCTGAAATGGAGATTTAAGAAGGTGATTTCAGTGACATTGCTGCTCTCTCTGGTCTtcttgtttgtaaatattttagtgATCAACATACATATTGATGTTTGGACTGATGAACCCAAAAGAAATCTCTCTTACAGTTCCACATCTAATAATTGCACACAATTTTtcagatttatatttttaatcaataCAATGTTCACACTCATCCCCTTCACTGTGTCTCTGATCATTTTCACCCTGCTCATTTTCTCCCTGCTGACACATCTGAAGAACATGTGGTACAACGTCAAAGGCACCAGAGACCCCAGCACCATTGCCCACATAAACGCCTTGCAAACTGTGGTCACATTTCTCCTCTTCTAcacagttttctttctgtctcttgtcaCACAAGTTTGGCTCTCTCAGTTTATAGAGAAATACAATTTGTTTTTTGCTGCTATTATAATTAATTTCCCTTCAGTCCATTCATGTGTTCTGATTCTGAGAAATAGTAAACTGAGGCAGGCCTCTCTTTTGGTGTTGTGGTGGCTGAGGTGCGGGTCCAGAGATGTAGACACCTTTGTCCCTTGA